The Wansuia hejianensis genomic interval AGCAGCGCCAGCGTACAGAGAAAGATAACGCGGGCTGAATGGCGGATATCCATTTTTCTTCCAATACTTCCGGATAACAGAGCGCCGGCCAGCCCTCCCGCTGCCAGCATCCCCTGTGCGTAACCGTACAGTCTGTTGCCAAGGCTCTGGCTAAATCCCAGCTGTGTGTTGATTACAACCGGAAGGCCTATGATGATCAGTGCAGAAAATATCAGATTTACCAGTGCCAGCAGCACTCCGACCCTGCCGATCTCCGGCCTGACCCTGCGGATGAAACGGAAGCTTTCCTTCATATCTGAAGCTGCAATAGCAAACGCACTTTTTTCTGAGGGCTGCTTTTCATACGGAATATGGATGAAAATTTCCATCACTGCAGATATGCAAAAGCATAGAATACTTATATAAATGATTGGCTGCAGCCCCCAGAAACCAAACACCATCCCTCCCAATACCGGACCGATCACCCCTGCCAGTGAATTCACCGCATTGACAACCGCATTGCCTGCCATCAGGTTTTCTGAAGACACCAGCACCGGAAGCGAAGCCTGGACAGCCGGCTGATAAGCTCCCTGAATGCCGTATAGGAGCATCAGCACCGCCACCAGCAGCGGCACAAGCTGGAAGGTATTGTTAGCCGCAGCGTAAAAAGCCATCAGGCCGGCAGTGCAGAAATCCAGGCAAACCATAATATTGCGCTTATTCACCCTGTCCGCTATAATGCCTCCAACCGGTGAAAGAATCACCATCGGCAGAAAGGAAAGTGCCAACACCATCCCGTACAGCGCCGCGGACCCCGTTTTGTTCAGTAAATACAGCGGCAGCGCATACCGCAGAATATTATTTCCAAACAGTGAAATTATCTGACCGATCACTACCATTGTAAAATCTCGTTGAAACAGCTTGTCTTTCATATACTATGTATCCTTTCTTTTTACATACCAACCGTTGGTATGTATTATTATAAAAATAATCTGCCCTGTCATGGGCAGAAAATGCTGTGTACCTTAAAATGTCCCGGCCGCCTATGGCGTTTCTTTCCGGGAGAGCCTGCAATAACGGATATAGCTTTCCAGCATCTCATCATCCAGAAGATCCAGTCCCATGCCGCAGAGCAGCTCATTAAAAAAGCGCACCCGGCCCTCCATTTCGCTAAGATCCGCCCTTATCACCAGTGGATTCAGCCAGATGTTGGCCAGCAAAACTATGACTTCTGACAATTCCCGCGGATATTCCGTCACAATCGAGCCGTCACGTATCCCCTGCTTTATCACAGGAAATATATACTTTGGCGCAACCTCGCTGAATATCTCACGCATCTGAATGGCCAACAGCCTTGGATTGTCGATCATATCCGGCGCAACCGTGAACATGACATCCCTGTCGGCAGTGGCAAGTGACAGCTGGAACATCTTTTTCAGCTTCCCATAGCCGGAAAGGGTCTTGTCATCCCGTACCTCCCGCAGCTCTTCGACTACGCGCTCATTATAACGATCCCCGACTGCGTTGAAAATGTCCTCCTTTGACCTGAAGTGGTGATAAACTGCCCCCTTGGACAGTCCGCCCAGTCCGTCGATAATGTCTTGTATAGAAGTATTTTCATAACCTTTTTCGAGAAATAGCCGCTGAGCCACATCCAGGATCCGTTTCACCGTTTC includes:
- a CDS encoding TetR/AcrR family transcriptional regulator; translation: MSRNKYPEETVKRILDVAQRLFLEKGYENTSIQDIIDGLGGLSKGAVYHHFRSKEDIFNAVGDRYNERVVEELREVRDDKTLSGYGKLKKMFQLSLATADRDVMFTVAPDMIDNPRLLAIQMREIFSEVAPKYIFPVIKQGIRDGSIVTEYPRELSEVIVLLANIWLNPLVIRADLSEMEGRVRFFNELLCGMGLDLLDDEMLESYIRYCRLSRKETP
- a CDS encoding MFS transporter — translated: MKDKLFQRDFTMVVIGQIISLFGNNILRYALPLYLLNKTGSAALYGMVLALSFLPMVILSPVGGIIADRVNKRNIMVCLDFCTAGLMAFYAAANNTFQLVPLLVAVLMLLYGIQGAYQPAVQASLPVLVSSENLMAGNAVVNAVNSLAGVIGPVLGGMVFGFWGLQPIIYISILCFCISAVMEIFIHIPYEKQPSEKSAFAIAASDMKESFRFIRRVRPEIGRVGVLLALVNLIFSALIIIGLPVVINTQLGFSQSLGNRLYGYAQGMLAAGGLAGALLSGSIGRKMDIRHSARVIFLCTLALLPTGFVLLAGAGGMTGFAVIAVSCMIMMILSTILSIQMITYAQKVTPVNLTGKVMALVSCIVMCANPMGQAVYGVLFERFSGKAYLIYFGAFIVCLILCWRSHRTFRTIDHRVMTE